Part of the Thiohalophilus sp. genome is shown below.
GACAAGTTACGAGGGCCGGGCAACGAGGCAGAATAAACGCGTAGCTCACGCTGGCGTTAGCCTGCGTGACACCTCACCGATACAGAGAATGTCAGGTAGCGCTGCGCGCAACCTGACCTACTCTACTTCTCCCACCAGAACGGTGAAAACCGATAGCAGGCGCCGATCCTCAAGCCGGGTTATGTCCCCGGCGGATGCCGGACACCGCGGCGCTTTGTCCGGCCTACTCCCGGAACAGGGACGAGTTACGAGGGCCGAGTGACGAGGCTGTGCGTGGAACACACCCTGCTTCTGCCATCTGCCAACTGTCTTCTGCCAACTTATTTTTTTCTCGCATCCCGCTCGACCTGCTCCAGGCTGATGTGACGCACATCCTTGCCCTTGACCAGGTAAATGACGTATTCACAGATGTTCCGGGCGCGGTCGCCGATGCGCTCCAGGGCGCGGGCGGACCACATCATGTTGATGACCTCGGGGATGGAACGGGGATCTTCCATCATGTAGGTCATCAGCTCGCGCAGAATGCTCTCGTACTGTTTGTCAATCTTGAGATCCTGGCGCGCAACATCAATGGCCATATCCGCATCCATGCGGGCGAAGGTATCCAGCGAGTCATGCAGCATCTTGTGCACCCGTTCACCCATATGGATGAGACCCGTAATCATTTTATTATCACTGCCGGATTCGGCAAAGTGCATTGCCATGCGGCCGATGCGTTCGGCTTCATCACCGATGCGTTCCAGGTCGGTAATAGTCTTGATAACCGCGATGACCAGACGCAGATCGCTGGCAGCAGG
Proteins encoded:
- the phoU gene encoding phosphate signaling complex protein PhoU — protein: MDKADLGHHISHQFDEELEDIRNLVMQMGGIVEQQLGDAIKALTDRDEALAELVVTSDYKVNALEVQIDEECTRIIAKRQPAASDLRLVIAVIKTITDLERIGDEAERIGRMAMHFAESGSDNKMITGLIHMGERVHKMLHDSLDTFARMDADMAIDVARQDLKIDKQYESILRELMTYMMEDPRSIPEVINMMWSARALERIGDRARNICEYVIYLVKGKDVRHISLEQVERDARKK